In one Nicotiana sylvestris chromosome 8, ASM39365v2, whole genome shotgun sequence genomic region, the following are encoded:
- the LOC104244454 gene encoding uncharacterized protein, producing the protein MVQAEEERKEELKRLKNLKKKEMREKLEKIKETAGIGEDEVCLFDMDDLEEEFDPGDHDRKMNKAFDDNYYEANDMDPEFGSDKDEDDAKLEKPEFDKEDELLRYNVDEPRGDDDDVAEEGKRTKKKRKWPSTGMKIVKEQLMEEYYKLDYEDTIGDLKTRFKYRPVKAKRFGLTPEEMLTIEDKELNQYVSLKKLAPYREKEWKVPLLKTHQVKKTLKGETSDVPKAEKKPKFDNKEKFAGETDGTSKQSRQSRWRKKKAEYKLSTARLKAYSANTSESKSKKK; encoded by the coding sequence atgGTTCAAGCGGAAGAGGAGAGAAAAGAGGAGTTGAAACGGTTAAagaacttgaagaagaaggagatgagGGAGAAGCTTGAGAAGATTAAGGAGACTGCCGGGATAGGAGAGGACGAGGTATGCTTGTTTGATATGGATGATTTGGAGGAGGAATTTGATCCGGGTGATCATGACAGAAAGATGAACAAGGCTTTCGATGATAACTACTATGAGGCAAATGATATGGATCCTGAATTTGGAAGTGATAAGGATGAAGATGATGCCAAACTTGAGAAGCCAGAATTTGACAAGGAAGATGAATTACTTAGATACAATGTGGACGAACCtcgtggtgatgatgatgatgtggCTGAAGAAGGTAAGCggacgaagaagaagaggaagtgGCCTAGTACAGGAATGAAGATAGTCAAAGAACAGCTAATGGAAGAATATTACAAGTTGGACTATGAGGATACTATTGGTGACTTGAAGACAAGATTCAAGTATAGGCCGGTTAAGGCGAAGAGATTTGGGCTAACACCAGAGGAGATGTTAACAATTGAGGATAAAGAGTTAAACCAGTATGTTTCTTTGAAGAAGTTAGCACCTTATAGAGAAAAGGAATGGAAAGTACCCCTTCTTAAAACTCATCAAGTTAAAAAGACACTTAAAGGAGAAACATCAGATGTACCAAAAGCTGAAAAGAAGCCTAAGTTTGATAACAAGGAAAAATTTGCTGGTGAGACAGATGGTACAAGCAAACAATCGAGGCAAAGTAGGTGGCGAAAGAAAAAGGCTGAGTATAAGCTATCTACAGCAAGGCTTAAGGCATATTCAGCTAACACATCAGAGTCAAAGAGTAAAAAGAAGTAG
- the LOC104244452 gene encoding pentatricopeptide repeat-containing protein At5g12100, mitochondrial, whose translation MRKFFPIPRPLKLVSATSFKSFNSTPFLHQQEQITTTTTTTNEKNPTNSSSQNLEEQLRKLRILLQQHRTETAKSILATLIHKNSVSQLYILFSPSPTKPIFSNLLLSLYSESKLINEAKELYFMIREGKKFPSLSAFNVFLESLNSLRHYKVTLEVFDDVVSWGIRVDRFSYGKAIQSAVKLGDLGKALELLNCMRKDKLSLNEFVYNVVMGGLCKERRVGEAQKLFDEMLERRVAPSKVTYNILMDGYCKTGKLEEAFKLREKMKNDNVEPNIVTFNTLLSGLCKLGKMEEANCVVEEMKGYGFVPDGFTYSILFDGHSRHDDVSSLLVLYEEAVKKGVHMNEYTSSVLLNGLCKKGKTNKAAEILKKLMENGLTPTEVLFNTILSGYCKEGNMEKAYSTIDEMEISGVKPSCITFNTLITKFCELGMMDEAKEWLRKMLEKPVSPNVQTYNILIDGYGRKREFTRCFEILEEMEDNGLKPNVITYGSLINSLCKDGRLLEADVVLNDMISRGVKPNAQVYNMLIDGHCMRGTMSNAFVCFEKMVESDIETTLVTYNTLLNGLCKKGMIKEAEDLVVHILLKGLNPDVITYNSLMSAYSNAGDTGKCFQMYEKMKTSGIKPTMNTIHPLIRVCKKEKSELVLVDKIVQEMAEMDLSPDRVVYNELIHCYALHGEVQKAVAMHVEMVERGIPSDKKTYNSLVMVHLKEGKCEEAKNLVDQMKANNIVPNDETYNILIEGHCKLKDFLGAYMWYREMLDNGLLLAANICNELVSGLREEGRLQEAQIICSEMSSKGIEECNTNEDLSAVGRA comes from the coding sequence ATGCGTAAGTTTTTCCCCATTCCTCGTCCCTTAAAACTAGTTTCTGCTACTTCCTTCAAATCCTTCAATTCAACTCCATTTCTACACCAACAAGAACAAATCActactactacaacaacaaccAATGAGAAAAATCCCACAAATTCCTCATCCCAAAATCTTGAAGAACAACTTCGTAAACTCCGAATTTTGCTACAACAACATCGTACTGAAACTGCAAAGTCAATCTTGGCTACCCTTATTCACAAAAACTCAGTTTCACAACTCTATATTCTTTTTTCACCTTCCCCAACAAAACCCATTTTTTCGAACTTGCTATTATCACTTTATTCAGAGTCAAAACTCATCAATGAAGCTAAAGAACTTTACTTTATGATAAGGGAAGGTAAAAAATTTCCATCTTTATCAGCTTTTAATGTTTTTCTTGAATCTTTGAATAGTTTGAGACATTACAAAGTGACCCTTGAAGTTTTTGATGATGTAGTGAGTTGGGGTATAAGGGTTGATAGGTTTAGTTATGGTAAAGCTATTCAATCAGCTGTGAAATTGGGGGATTTAGGTAAAGCTTTGGAGTTATTGAATTGTATGAGAAAGGATAAGTTGAGTTTAAATGAGTTTGTGTATAATGTAGTGATGGGTGGGTTGTGTAAAGAGAGGAGAGTTGGGGAAGCGCAGAAACTGTTTGATGAAATGCTTGAGAGAAGAGTCGCACCGAGTAAGGTGACTTATAATATTCTTATGGATGGGTATTGTAAAACGGGGAAGTTGGAAGAGGCTTTTAAGTTGAGAGAAAAGATGAAGAATGATAATGTGGAGCCGAATATTGTGACGTTTAATACGTTGCTTAGTGGGCTTTGTAAGTTGGGGAAGATGGAGGAGGCTAATTGTGTTGTGGAGGAAATGAAGGGTTATGGATTTGTACCTGATGGGTTTACTTATAGTATACTTTTCGATGGGCATTCACGACATGATGATGTTAGTTCTTTGTTGGTGTTGTATGAAGAAGCGGTTAAGAAAGGGGTACATATGAATGAGTACACGAGTAGCGTTTTGTTGAATGGCTTGTGCAAGAAAGGGAAGACAAATAAGGCTGCAGAGATTTTGAAGAAGTTGATGGAAAATGGGCTTACTCCTACTGAGGTTTTGTTTAATACCATTTTGAGTGGCTATTGCAAAGAAGGCAATATGGAGAAGGCTTATTCAACTATTGACGAAATGGAAATTTCCGGGGTGAAGCCAAGCTGCATCACATTTAATACTCTGATCACGAAATTCTGTGAATTGGGTATGATGGATGAGGCAAAAGAATGGTTAAGGAAAATGCTTGAGAAGCCAGTTTCCCCTAATGTACAGACATATAACATCTTAATTGATGGATACGGGCGCAAACGGGAATTCACGAGGTGTTTTGAGATTCTTGAGGAGATGGAAGATAATGGATTGAAGCCTAATGTAATTACATATGGTTCGCTAATCAATTCTTTGTGCAAGGATGGTAGGCTTCTTGAAGCTGATGTAGTCCTTAATGATATGATCAGTAGAGGGGTTAAACCAAATGCACAGGTCTATAATATGCTTATAGATGGACATTGTATGAGAGGAACGATGAGTAATGCTTTTGTATGTTTCGAGAAGATGGTAGAAAGTGATATAGAAACAACACTGGTTACATACAATACTCTATTAAATGGGCTTTGCAAAAAGGGTATGATCAAAGAAGCCGAGGATTTGGTTGTGCATATTCTACTCAAAGGTTTAAATCCAGATGTTATCACGTACAATTCTTTAATGTCTGCATATTCAAATGCAGGGGACACTGGAAAGTGTTTCCAAATGTATGAGAAGATGAAAACCTCTGGCATAAAACCTACAATGAACACAATTCATCCTCTTATTAGAGTGTGCAAAAAGGAAAAGAGTGAACTGGTGCTAGTCGACAAAATTGTTCAAGAAATGGCCGAGATGGATCTTTCTCCCGACCGAGTGGTATATAACGAGCTCATCCATTGCTATGCACTGCATGGAGAGGTTCAAAAGGCAGTTGCCATGCACGTAGAGATGGTGGAACGAGGAATTCCTTCTGACAAGAAGACGTACAATAGCTTGGTTATGGTGCATTTGAAAGAGGGAAAATGTGAAGAAGCCAAGAATCTCGTCGATCAGATGAAGGCTAACAATATTGTTCCCAATGATGAAACTTATAATATTCTGATTGAAGGGCATTGCAAACTTAAAGATTTTCTTGGCGCTTACATGTGGTACAGAGAGATGCTTGACAATGGTCTTCTCCTGGCAGCCAATATCTGTAATGAGCTAGTATCTGGCCTTAGAGAGGAAGGAAGATTGCAAGAGGCACAAATTATATGCTCTGAAATGAGTTCTAAAGGAATTGAAGAGTGCAATACAAATGAGGATCTTTCTGCTGTTGGGAGAGCGTAG
- the LOC104244449 gene encoding uncharacterized protein: protein MAWSLEKSNGNVETKVVSVSPATEDYAEETIEVIKAEKVITVPTDTLYGFACDACSAEAVNRIYEIKGRDSSILEKSLNPGLESIGVRVPDYNFIRAVAHGSRSALSLTSTNLSGQPSIINIKDFENLWEHCAYVYDGGILPAGRAGSTMVDLTKLGKYKILRPGSAKEETVAILERLSLLEDGTGD, encoded by the exons ATGGCTTGGAGTTTGGAGAAAAGTAATGGGAATGTGGAGACTAAGGTAGTTTCTGTGAGTCCTGCAACAGAAGATTATGCTGAAGAGACAATTGAAGTTATCAAAGCTGAGAAAGTTATAACTGTGCCCACTGATACACTATATGGTTTTGCTTGTGATGCTTG TTCTGCAGAGGCAGTGAATCGTATTTATGAGATCAAAGGAC GTGACTCAAGCATCCTTGAGAAGTCATTAAACCCTGGATTAGAGAGCATAGGGGTTCGAGTGCCTGACTATAACTTCATCAGGGCAGTTGCCCATGGTTCTAGAAGTGCCCTTTCACTTACTAGTACAAACCTCAGTGGACAACCGAGTATCATAAACATCAAAGATTTTGAGAACCTTTGGGAGCATTGTGCATATGTCTATGATGGCGGAATTCTTCCAGCTGGGCGAGCAGGATCAACAATGGTGGATCTTACCAAGTTGGGGAAGTACAAGATTCTAAGACCTGGGAG TGCCAAAGAAGAGACGGTTGCTATCCTTGAAAGACTCTCCCTACTGGAAGATGGGACTGGAGATTAG
- the LOC138876326 gene encoding uncharacterized protein, with product MDSTDTDMMEAESMAVPPQPPPSQLHSSPGQHDVIKGMLTTSCQLIDQGKPSKALQAVSMAMRTKGGEQAIFQALNRAQELYRNKVQASVAADELAYLFAECAIAEAMPPVSQPSEHNTVDNPIEVDVDGTSILAKTGRKQIMLDAFSNETNFVCLHCGGLVSAHRKEEHYSFWFCKM from the coding sequence ATGGACAGTACGGACACTGACATGATGGAGGCGGAGTCCATGGCGGTGCCACCGCAACCTCCACCGTCACAACTGCATTCCAGTCCAGGCCAACACGATGTCATTAAAGGCATGCTCACTACTTCTTGCCAGCTTATCGATCAAGGCAAGCCTTCTAAGGCTCTCCAAGCGGTGTCGATGGCCATGAGAACCAAAGGCGGTGAGCAAGCTATATTTCAAGCCCTTAATCGTGCCCAGGAGTTGTACAGAAATAAAGTACAGGCAAGTGTGGCTGCAGATGAGCTAGCTTATTTATTTGCTGAGTGTGCCATTGCTGAGGCCATGCCTCCCGTATCCCAGCCTTCTGAACATAATACAGTGGATAACCCAATTGAAGTAGATGTTGATGGAACTTCAATATTAGCTAAAACTGGCAGAAAACAGATAATGCTTGATGCATTCTCTAATGAAACCAACTTTGTCTGCTTACACTGTGGGGGTCTAGTTAGTGCGCACCGCAAAGAAGAGCACTACTCATTCTGGTTTTGCAAAATGTGA